In the genome of Labrus mixtus chromosome 21, fLabMix1.1, whole genome shotgun sequence, one region contains:
- the tanc2b gene encoding protein TANC2 isoform X3 — protein MFRNSLKMLLTGGKANRKSRSSDGGSEDLADPRSPGLDPHLSHVGQGGSIDSDCAFEGDYAVPPLHMTEGMHHIRIMEGVSRSLPSSPLLTHQTISVRLQPVKKLTAPLRKAKFVESPRIPQSELGSPTHTSTTAKNPDLDKYCPAESSQELGPPPSVDEAANTLMTRLGFLLGDKVSEGPAGTQYSMEEPEARQGQNQRISPCSTLTSSTASPPAGSPCSTLPPAMPGQAGNKECAYGSVTSPTSTLESRDSGIIATLTSYSENMERGGKYEGSRGNLKLWQSQKSGMDSFLYRVDENMTASTYSLNKIPERNLESMSSHSAHSIPLYLMPRPNSVAATSSAHLEDLAYLDEQRHTPLRTSLRMPRQSTTCGPGRSGQDLRASANNTHAWQSQSLRFAPYRPQDIALKPLLFEVPSITMDSVFTGREWLFQEIDAYLNSPNASTNRGVAVVGNIGFGKTAIISRLVALSCHGTRMRQIASDSPQASPKHGEGLPLTQPQPTHGTLGGGSCPGTPEMRRRQEEGMRRLASQVVAYHYCQADNAYTCLVPEFVHNVAALLCRSPHLVAYREQLLREPHLQSILSLRSCVQDPLAAFRRGVLEPLDVLYKERKINSEEDLIILIDGLNEAEFHKPDYGDTIVSFLTKTINKFPPWLKLVVTVRTTLQEITNALPFHRISLDGLEENDAIDQDLQGYILHRIHSSPEIQNNISLNGKMDNTTFGKLSAHLKALSQGSYLYLKLTFDLIEKGYLVLKSSSYKVVPVNLAEVYLLQCNMRFPTQSSFERALPLLNVAVASLHPLNDEQIYQATNAGSLQGTLDWEDFQQRVDNLSVFLVKRRDGTRMFVHPSFREWLIWREEGEKTKFLCDPRSGHTLLAFWFSRLESKLNRQQTIELGHHILKAHIFKGLSKKVGVSSSILQGLWVSYSTEGLSAALSSLRNLYTPNIKVSRLLMIGGANVNYRTEVLNNAPVLCVHAHLGYMDMVALLLEFGASVDSPSESGLTPLGYAAAGGHMAIVTALCRRRAKVDHLDKNSQCALVHAALRGHMEVVKFLIQCDWSLGPQQQQQSSQTQQQASFTKSHAVQQALIAAASMGYTEIVSYLLDLPEKDEEEVERAQINNFDTLWGETALTAASGRGKLEVCRLLLEQGAAVAQPNRRGIVPLFSAVRQGHWQIVDLLLTHGADVNLPDKQGRTPLMMAASEGHLGTVEFLLAQGASLSLMDKEGLTALSWACLKGHLPVVRCLVESGAATDHADKNGRTPLDLAAFYGDSEVVQFLVDHGAMIEHVDYSGMRPLDRAVGCRNTSVVVALLKKGAKIGPATWAMATSKPDIMIILLSKLIEEGDSFYKQKGKVKEAAQRYQYALKKFPREGFSEDLKTFRELKVSLFLNLSRCRRKMNDFGMAEEFATKALELKPKSYEAYYARARAKRSSRQFPEALEDLNEAMKQCPNNREILRLLQRVEEECHQLNQEEQQQQDLELEPPPSPPPTPPPEDEESLSLSLSMPLPPPPEPRLEDMEPVQDLFEDEDYLEQELEAMSVGLPPPEGHANPSSLPIIQSPPLSPTHPDQIYLAGGSPMGQPYEYHPTSSSMSSPTRGSYQPTSPSLSPTHQNSHYRHSPPHTSPVHQQSYGYSSPPLGSGGQGMDHQSPPPSPLRRAAQYRASPPLESVCLYRSQSGSPVRYQTEQHPGRPKSPLSKMSSQRSFQLSSQPSLSSQHHQAQGLRLQPSIAQIVRTNQPSNVMGNSMYGGQMGHSMGGRYQGGSVDVESRLVYQPSLDGRSMPQVQASLSSGALCQHGGRGGVMESGLLKDELPQRPSSAYRASSGGPGGIRYSQTPQISRSQSAAYYPVSEHVLERANAMPPCQLGSPEMPHMVRRPVSANTTEMKQHVPTPRPLIHSQSVGLRFSPSSNNISTGSTTNLAPGFRPPSSIQQMEIPLQATYEHSCDDMSPISPSQGGGGLYQGETTRSRNTPFMGIIDKTARAQQYLHQPSRSRPMTSMDSAISPTSPGQLVHQGSTYSPPASLGNIAYYNKTNNAQNGHLLEEDYYIQTQPPSLGKLANGRGGGGGGGGGDILERVSQVPTYPDVKVARTLPVAQAYQDNMYRQLSRDSRTQGPTSPIKPKRPFVESNV, from the exons ggCCAGAACCAGAGGATAAGCCCGTGCTCCACCCTGACCAGCAGCACTGCCTCACCCCCTGCAGGCAGCCCCTGCTCCACCCTCCCCCCTGCCATGCCAGGCCAGGCTGGAAACAAGGAATGTGCCTACGGTTCTGTCACCAGTCCAACTTCAACCCTGGAGAGCCGGGACAGCGGGATTATCG CCACACTGACCAGCTACTCGGAGAACATGGAGCGAGGCGGCAAATACGAGGGCTCCCGGGGGAACCTGAAGCTGTGGCAGTCGCAGAAATCAGGCATGGACTCGTTCCTGTACAGGGTGGACGAAAACATGACCGCCTCCACCTACAGCCTCAACAAAATCCCCGAACGCAACCTGGAGAGCATGTCCTCCCACTCCGCCCACTCCATCCCTCTGTACCTCATGCCCCGCCCTAACTCTGTGGCCG CTACCAGCTCAGCCCACCTGGAGGACCTGGCGTACCTGGATGAGCAGCGACACACTCCATTACGCACCTCGCTGCGCATGCCCAGACAGAGCACCACCTGCGGGCCGGGCCGCTCCGGGCAGGACCTGAGAG CTTCCGCTAATAACACCCATGCCTGGCAATCCCAATCAC TACGTTTTGCACCCTATCGGCCTCAAGACATCGCCCTCAAACCCCTGCTGTTTGAGGTGCCCAGCATCACCATGGACTCGGTCTTCACAGGCCGCGAGTGGCTCTTCCAGGAGATCGACGCCTACCTCAACAGCCCCAACGCCAGCACCAACCGCGGCGTGGCCGTCGTAGGCAACATTGGCTTCGGAAAGACCGCCATAATCTCGCGCCTGGTGGCGCTGAGCTGCCACGGCACCCGCATGAGACAGATCGCCTCGGACAGCCCGCAGGCCTCTCCCAAAC ATGGAGAGGGGCTTCCTCTCACCCAGCCTCAGCCCACTCACGGCACCCTGGGAGGAGGCAGCTGCCCCGGGACCCCTGAGATGAGGCGACGCCAGGAAGAAGGCATGAGGAGGCTGGCCTCTCAG GTGGTGGCGTACCACTACTGCCAGGCGGATAACGCCTACACCTGCCTTGTCCCCGAGTTTGTGCACAACGTGGCGGCTCTGCTGTGCCGCTCGCCGCACCTCGTTGCCTACAGGGAGCAGCTGCTGAGGGAGCCGCACCTACAGAGCATCCTGAGTCTGCGCTCCTGCGTGCAGGACCCCCTGGCTGCCTTCAGGAGGGGGGTCCTGGAGCCCCTGGATGTCCTTTACAAAg AGAGGAAAATCAACTCCGAGGAGGATCTCATCATCCTCATCGACGGTCTGAACGAGGCGGAGTTCCACAAGCCGGACTACGGAGACACCATCGTGTCCTTCCTCACAAAAACCATCAACAAGTTCCCTCCCTGGCTCAAACTGGTGGTCACAGTCAGAACCACGCTGCAG GAGATCACCAACGCGCTGCCGTTCCACCGCATCTCTCTGGACGGCCTGGAGGAGAACGACGCCATCGACCAGGACCTGCAGGGCTACATCCTGCACCGCATCCACAGCAGCCCCGAGATCCAGAACAACATCTCGCTCAACGGCAAGATGGACAACACCACCTTCGGCAAGCTCAGCGCCCACCTCAAAGCCCTGAGCCAGGGCTCCTACCTGTACCTCAAGCTCACCTTTGACCTCATCGAGAAGGGCTACCTTGTGCTGAAAAGCTCCAGCTATAAG GTGGTTCCAGTGAACCTGGCAgaggtttacctgctgcagtgcAACATGCGCTTCCCCACACAGTCGTCGTTCGAGCGGGCGCTCCCCCTGCTCAACGTGGCCGTGGCCTCGCTTCACCCGCTGAATGACGAGCAGATCTACCAGGCCACCAACGCCGGCTCGCTGCAG GGCACGCTGGACTGGGAGGATTTCCAGCAACGCGTAGACAACCTGTCAGTCTTCCTGGTGAAGAGGCGGGACGGCACCCGGATGTTTGTTCACCCGTCCTTCAGAGAGTGGCTGATCTGGAGGGAAGAAGGGGAAAAGACGAAGTTCCTCTGCGACCCGAG gagcGGCCACACACTACTGGCCTTCTGGTTCTCTCGGCTGGAGAGCAAGCTGAACCGGCAGCAGACTATTGAGCTGGGCCATCACATCCTCAAAGCACATATCTTCAAG GGCCTCAGCAAAAAAGTCGGGGTTTCCTCATCTATCTTGCAAGGCCTGTGGGTATCCTACAGCACAGAGGGCCTTTCTGCAGCACTTTCTTCTCTCAGAAACCTTTACACCCCCAACATTAAG gTGAGCCGTCTGCTCATGATAGGCGGGGCTAATGTGAACTACCGTACCGAGGTGCTGAACAACGCCCCCGTCCTGTGCGTCCACGCCCACCTGGGCTACATGGACATGGTGGCTCTGCTGCTCGAGTTCGGCGCCTCGGTCGACTCTCCGTCTGAAAGCGGTCTGACGCCGCTGGGCTACGCCGCCGCCGGGGGTCACATGGCCATAGTGACGGCGCTGTGTCGCAGGAGAGCAAAG GTGGATCACCTGGATAAGAACAGCCAGTGTGCTCTGGTTCACGCAGCCCTGCGGGGTCACATGGAGGTGGTGAAGTTCCTCATCCAGTGCGACTGGAGCCTCGgtccgcagcagcagcagcagtcgtcacaaacacaacaacaggcGTCTTTCACCAAGAGCCACGCGGTGCAGCAGGCTCTGATCGCTGCAGCCAGTATGGGATACACAGAG ATTGTGTCCTACCTGCTGGACCTGCCggagaaagatgaagaggaggtggagcgCGCTCAGATCAATAACTTCGACACCCTGTGGGGGGAGACAG cTCTGACTGCGGCCTCCGGTCGGGGGAAGCTGGAGGTCTGTCGTCTGTTACTGGAGCAgggggctgctgtggctcagccCAACAGGAGAGGCATCGTCCCGCTGTTCAGCGCCGTCCGACAGGGACACTGGCAG ataGTGGACCTCCTCCTCACACATGGCGCTGACGTCAACCTGCCTGACAAACAGGGTCGTACTCCTCTAATGATGGCAGCCTCAGAGGGACATCTGGGCACTGTTGAGTTTTTACTGGCTCAAG GAGCCTCGCTGTCTCTGATGGATAAGGAGGGTCTGACCGCTCTGAGCTGGGCCTGTCTGAAAGGTCACTTACCTGTTGTCCGCTGCCTGGTGGAGAGCGGTGCGGCCACTGACCACGCAGACAAGAACGGACGCACGCCGCTCGACCTAGCTGCCTTCTACGGTGACTCTGAAGTG GTCCAGTTCTTGGTCGACCACGGGGCCATGATAGAGCACGTAGATTACAGCGGGATGCGTCCCCTCGACCGGGCGGTGGGCTGCAGAAACACGTCGGTGGTGGTCGCCCTGCTCAAGAAAGGAGCCAAGATAG GTCCAGCCACATGGGCCATGGCCACCTCCAAACCCGACATCATGATCATCTTACTCAGCAAACTCATTGAGGAGGGGGACAGCTTCTACAAG CAGAAGGGGAAGGTGAAGGAGGCAGCGCAGCGTTATCAGTATGCCCTCAAAAAGTTTCCACGCGAAGGCTTCAGTGAGGATCTCAAGACGTTCAGGGAGCTCAAGGTGTCACTTTTCCTCAACCTGTCCCGATGCCGGAGGAAAATGAAC GACTTTGGGATGGCTGAGGAATTTGCTACAAAGGCACTAGAACTGAAACCAAAATCCTACGAGGCATATTATGCCAGGGCTCGCGCCAAGCGTAGCAGCAG ACAATTTCCTGAAGCCTTAGAGGACCTGAATGAAGCCATGAAGCAGTGCCCCAACAACCGAGAGATCCTGCGGCTGCTGCAGCGGGTGGAGGAGGAGTGTCACCAGCTGAaccaggaggagcagcagcagcaggacctgGAGCTGGagcctcccccctcccctcctcctacGCCTCCCCCTGAAGACGAGGAGTCCCTGTCCTTGTCCCTGTCCATGCCTCTGCCCCCTCCCCCGGAGCCCCGACTGGAGGACATGGAGCCCGTCCAGGACCTTTTCGAGGACGAGGACTACCTGGAGCAGGAGCTGGAGGCCATGTCTGTGGGTCTGCCTCCGCCCGAGGGTCACGCCAATCCTTCCAGCCTTCCCATCATCCAGAGCCCCCCGCTGTCCCCCACGCACCCCGACCAGATCTACTTAGCCGGAGGTTCTCCAATGGGACAGCCCTACGAGTATcaccccacctcctcctccatgtcctCCCCGACACGAGGGTCGTACCAGCCGACGTCCCCCTCCCTGTCCCCGACGCACCAGAACTCCCACTACCGCCACAGCCCGCCTCACACCTCCCCCGTGCACCAGCAGTCCTACGGCTACAGCTCGCCTCCACTGGGCTCCGGGGGTCAGGGGATGGATCACCAGAGCCCGCCGCCTTCACCTTTACGCCGGGCCGCCCAGTACAGAGCCAGTCCGCCGCTGGAGAGCGTCTGTCTGTACAGGTCCCAGTCGGGGTCTCCCGTTCGCTACCAGACCGAGCAGCACCCGGGTCGACCCAAGTCCCCGCTCTCCAAGATGAGCAGCCAGCGCTCGTTCCAGCTCAGCTCGCAGCCCTCCCTGTCCTCGCAGCACCACCAGGCCCAGGGCCTCCGTCTGCAGCCGTCGATAGCCCAGATCGTCCGCACAAACCAGCCCAGTAACGTGATGGGGAACAGCATGTACGGGGGCCAGATGGGACACTCCATGGGCGGTCGTTACCAAGGGGGGTCGGTGGACGTGGAGAGCCGTTTGGTGTACCAGCCTTCCCTGGACGGACGGTCCATGCCCCAGGTCCAGGCCAGCCTCAGCTCTGGGGCCCTCTGTCAGCACGGCGGCCGAGGAGGGGTTATGGAGTCGGGCCTGTTGAAGGACGAGCTACCCCAGCGCCCCTCCTCTGCCTACCGCGCCAGCAGCGGGGGCCCGGGGGGCATCCGTTACAGCCAGACCCCTCAGATCAGCCGAAGCCAGTCGGCCGCCTACTACCCGGTGTCTGAACACGTGCTAGAACGCGCCAACGCCATGCCCCCCTGCCAGCTGGGCTCTCCCGAGATGCCCCATATGGTACGGCGTCCCGTCAGTGCCAACACCACCGAGATGAAGCAGCACGTGCCCACCCCCCGCCCCCTCATCCACTCTCAGAGCGTCGGCCTGCGATTCTCCCCCTCCAGCAACAACATCTCCACCGGATCCACCACAAATTTGGCGCCGGGCTTCAGGCCGCCCTCGTCCATCCAGCAGATGGAGATCCCCCTGCAGGCCACGTACGAGCACTCCTGTGACGACATGTCCCCCATCTCGCCCTCCCAGGGCGGCGGGGGGCTGTATCAGGGTGAGACTACCCGCTCTAGAAACACGCCCTTTATGGGCATCATAGACAAGACAGCACGGGCTCAGCAGTACCTGCACCAGCCCTCACGGTCCAGACCCATGACGTCCATGGACTCCGCCATCAGTCCCACCTCCCCCGGCCAGCTGGTCCACCAAGGCTCCACCTACAGCCCCCCCGCCTCGCTGGGCAACATCGCCTACTACAACAAGACAAACAACGCCCAAAACGGACACCTGTTGGAAGAGGACTACTACATCCAGACTCAGCCCCCGTCGCTGGGCAAGCTGGCCAACGGtcgcggcggcggcggcggaggAGGCGGAGGGGACATCCTGGAGCGGGTCAGCCAGGTGCCCACCTACCCGGACGTGAAAGTGGCGAGGACTCTGCCCGTGGCGCAGGCCTACCAGGACAACATGTACCGCCAGCTCTCGCGGGACTCCCGGACCCAAGGCCCCACCTCCCCCATCAAACCAAAGAGACCATTTGTGGAGTCGAATGTGTGA